The Drosophila sulfurigaster albostrigata strain 15112-1811.04 chromosome 3, ASM2355843v2, whole genome shotgun sequence genomic sequence GCTATTTTTCCTTTAGTCAGCTTTATGCACGCTTACGCTTACCTAGtcatgttttttgtttaggAAAACTTTTAACGTTTTAACAGTGCGCTTTGCGccttaattttaaatagatattattttttgtaataaaaattagaataaaatgttattaacttGATAAATTATCTTCGCGTTACAATCGATACCGATAGATTTGCTGCCGACAGCAAAACAGCTGATGGGCTGTAAGCTAGAGTGACCAAACTGTTGGACCAAAAACAAGCACCACTTTTTATGCATTGCGCTGTTTACTTTTGCGGTCACACTGTCGAAGAATTTTCGTTGTGAAAAGTTGGAAAGTTAAAGTTCAGAAGACGAAATGAATCCAAACATGAATATGATGCAAATGTCAGGGCCATCCATGATGCAAGTGTCGCCGATGATGCAATCCTCGCCGCAGCCCATGATGCCAACCGGTCCTGTGCCGGGACCCGTgccaatgcagcagcaacagcatcaacaacagcaacaacagcagcaacagcaacaacaacaggcggAGAAACTGGACAACATATCGAGGGTGAAGAGTCTGCTGGGTCCCTTGCGTGAATCAATGTTCCTGACCATACGTTCCAGTGCCTTTACTCTGCAACAGAACAATCTGGCCGATAATCTCAAGCGGGACACAGGTGGACATGGCCATGTGCCGCGATTTGACAAACATCTGGAAGATTTCTATGCTTGCTGCGATCAAATGGAG encodes the following:
- the LOC133840228 gene encoding mediator of RNA polymerase II transcription subunit 29 produces the protein MNPNMNMMQMSGPSMMQVSPMMQSSPQPMMPTGPVPGPVPMQQQQHQQQQQQQQQQQQQAEKLDNISRVKSLLGPLRESMFLTIRSSAFTLQQNNLADNLKRDTGGHGHVPRFDKHLEDFYACCDQMELHLKTAIQCMQQLTSSQHYLPGAVTAMRMENFMQDNPAGPIPYPTYLNTVRVHVQSAKDIHDTLISAAQNISQAD